Below is a genomic region from Tripterygium wilfordii isolate XIE 37 chromosome 12, ASM1340144v1, whole genome shotgun sequence.
GATTTACATGAAAGGGGTTCCTGATTTTCCTCAGTGTGGATTCAGTTCACTGGCCGTAAAAGTGTTGAAGCATTACAGTATGTTTTCTGATGTTTAGTTTGATCCATGAAATTTTGTCCTGCGCTTATGCTCAATTATTTAACTGTCTCTATGTGATTATGTGCATAGATTGATCCTGATAAGTgataactaaatatcaatggtcCATGAGCTAAAGTAAATGATTTAGAAATCAAAAAGATCTAAGTTCTTGGTATATTGTTATATATCTGCTCTAAGAATGTTTGTCTACCTTCTGATTTCTTTTGTACTGAAAgcctttgttttgtttatttctaGTTTTCTTTGGGCATAGGGTTTTTGGATTTATGAGCTCTGATAGAGTTAGTGCCATGCGATTCAGTTACTGATTTGAGATCTACCTTTTCTTCTTGGTTAACTGGAAGGTGGTATGTTCTATTCAGTCTGTGGGTTTTGGCTTTGTTATGGTATCTAGAATCTTCAGTTTTGTCTTGGTGGTGTTTTTGCCTTCTGGAATTCATTTGGTCTCCAGAAGAGTCTTAGCAATGGTTGGATGCCTCTGTTGACTTTTAGGTAATTGACAGGGGATAAGTATACTTTTAGTATGAATGATGTCTGGTGAAATGAGATGCCAATGAAAGATGTTCTCCAGCCTTTTGGCATTGGAAATTGATTCAAACTCTACAATGGTTAGTTATATGGAGATATCTTGAGGAATTGTTTTTTGGAATCTTAAATTTACTAAGAAAGGTCAATCCACGAGTCTAGGCATCTAGGTAATCTCATCCTGGTATTGCAGATCCACAGTTTGAACAACACGTGTGTTGCCAATGAAGTTTTTATTAAGTAGATCTTTTGCTTGGTTTTTCATTGTATGCTTCTTGTGCATAGCCATGACATTATCAAACGACTGAAGGATATTTCgcagaaaatataattttcttctGGGTTAGGATGCCCAATTCCAAGAAATATATTTCTGGCCTATTCTCTGAAAAATATGACTCTTTGGAaatgtttttgtccttttgggTTGCAGAATAGGTTGGCTTGTAGTTACAGTGCTTGAGAGTTGCCGAAATTGAATGATAAGTTGTTCACTAGGTTCTTTGATTATCTTTTAGTAGTTCCGCACTCAATTATTTTTCCGGAGCAGGCTTTTTCCGACCAACAAACTAGGTGACTTTGGTGGTTTGTGTTGTTTCAAGTTGTAATCCCTTCATCTTGGTTGGATTGAacttttacaagtctaaaagaaaagggaaaagtgTTTCATTCCATTATGATGACCGATATGTCTTAACTTGACTCTAGTTCTTACAATGCTCCCTGTGCAGATGTTCCCTTAAGTGCTAGAAATATTCTGGAGAATCCTGAACTGAAAACTGCAGTGAAAATGTTCAGGTAAGTTATTATTGAGTGATGACAAGTGTAATTTTTGTCTTGTAAACATCGTTCAAGTTTTTCTCTGAACTGTCTATAGAATGCCTTCAATTTTCAGTTTACAAATGCCTTCTGCCAGTACTGTGATTACCTGAGATAATGTATAATAACAAAATAGAAGGTTTAGCCATGTGCACGAATCATCATACCCCTATACAAAAGTTTATCTTCCTTGTGAAACGTTTGCCTGATGTGCTATATGATGTTTTGCTAACATTATcatgatgtttttttttattcaaagagAATTTTTCTTGCATCAACTGTAGGTCTAAGATATTTTTACATTGAGGTTTTGTACATGCAAGCttaattattgattttataGTTGTCTGCTTCATTCTTTTACTGTCACAAGGTGCTTCTAAAGGTAAGGCATTCTGTTTCTCACATTCCATGTTCTTTCAATGCAGTCACTGGCCCACGTTTCCTCAGATTTTTATCAAGGGGGAGTTCATTGGAGGTTCAGATATAATTCTTAATATGCATCAGGTTAGTTCTTCCAACCCTCCACTCCCTCAACATGCAATGCATCATTCATTCTAATGCCATGATTTGTCTTTGCAGACTGGGGAACTCAAAGAAAAGCTCAAAGATATTGCGGCCAGCCAGAAGTCTGAATAATTTGCTGAATTTAATGACAGTTCCTCTACTTAATAGAGTTGGTATTTCGGAGCACTGTTGTTATTCAAGTATGTTGTAGAGGTTTTCATATTTTGGTTCTAAGCATTCTTACCTTGCTACTTCTACTGCCCTAGGCAGggattatatatataacctCTTCGGTAATAGGGTTTTCGCCTTTTCCTGGTTGAAAACAGATTAAAGCTAGAATTGAATTATAGCTGTTGACAGAGGAACTTAATTCTTAAGAGGTTATGGAACTGTATTCTTTTATTCACTATAAATGAAATTGATATGATAAGGAGTGTGAGGTAGTTTATTTAGATAGTTGTCTTATGTTTTGCCTTTCAGAGCAAGGTTCCGTATTAAATTATCAAACAGTGACATCAGCAAAAGTGGTTAGAGGCAATTAGCTTACCATGATAAAGGAGAGATGTTTGATTTACCCTGGAAAAAAACAGTCGCCGACGGTGCCGAGTGGAAGGGCAGTCCGGATAAATTTCTGAATTAACTATAAAACCCATAAAtagggggggaaaaaaaacaagttTTGCATCATAACAAAAGGCCAATAAGAAGATAAGAAGAGGGGTTCTTGAAAGCCTGGTGGTGGTCGATCAAGCCGGAGCCATCATATCATACTTGACAAAATACAGTTCACGAGCCTCAAAAGAGTTCAGTTGTTGAAAGTGACCATAATATGGAGAAACAATGTCATTCACACAATGAATAGCAGCAGTTCGTATTGAATTTTCCAGGCATTCAACCGATCACCATACACGAGTTGTTTTACCTGGGGGATTGCAGTACGGATCCAACTTCACATGTTGATCTTTGCCTAAAAAGTGTATCTGTGCTCCATGTAGCATCGCAATTCGCAAAACTTGAATTTGAAGAGCAGAAATACTAAACTGTGGATGAgcaatcatttcttggtgttcATACTGAGCATAAATATCTAAGCATGTATTCATTGGAAGAACATGTATCCGCCAAATCCTGATGTATTCTGGTAATTGCCTTTTGCAAGGATTTTAAAGCAGGAAGCATATTTCTGGAATTCTGCTGAATAGAATTGCCATGAGCTTTGCATAGCTCCTGCAACAAAAATTGATCATAACGAGTATAAGACTGATAGATATTCGCAAAAACATCAGGCAAAGGCCATCTACATACGTTGCTAACAAAAAATTGGAAAGCTCAATGGcaacccaaaagaaaaagggTACCTGACACCAGCGCAGTATAAACTCCAAGTGTGGGCAGCTTTCTAGCAGATCTGCAAATGCATCGATTAACCTCTGCAAATATCTGTGAGGCACTGCTGAGGCAACTGCTGGTATATCTACTGGACGAACAGCAAAGATGCATTTTTTAATTAGGCTATCCTCATTTAAACGAAGACTAAGAATCAAAGCTCTGTTCGGTTGATCTTCATCTAGAGCTGCATCAACCGCCTGTACAAAAGCATACCAAAAGAGGTACTAtaaaacaaaatcatgaaagAATGTAAACAGAAACATTGCCACACATAAGTAAACTTTAGTTTCAAGCCTTCACCTAACTATAATTAAAAAAGACTTTCAAGTAAAATTGAATCCTCATGCAAAGTAGTTCcacaataaaattaatatagcCAAAAAATGAGTCACTAGAACTTAAAAGATAGAAAACTACCTCAGGTGTAACATCTATGTCAAGATCAGTTGGATCAAAGATAAATGAGTTATCAATTGAATATATAAGAACTCCttctgttgttgctgctgcaaAGCTTCGCCCTGTTGGTGCAATTTTAAGACACTTTGTTCGAACAATGGGCCTTCCATGGTTAGGCATGGATCCCGGTAAATCATAACCTAACCTTCCGCGGGTTTGCTTGTCGACTCCTTCTTCTACATCACTTTCATCATCGTCAATTAGATCAATTGGGCCAGCATCTGTCATCTTCTTTGAGTTTAGAAAGTCCAAAACTCCATCTAGAGAGAGATTGTGCGTTATTTGAAATCGGCGGAGCAAAACCTGTGCAACATGAATCCAATACTTTTAATCTTGTGTGCAAAAGCAACAAAGGGAAATGTTTATCTGTGAAGAAGAGAATCCACATTAAAGCATCCTCATTTTATTATACTGTTTTATTTTCAGGTTAGGAGAGATTTATCCATCATGCACCGTAAAATAATTCAAAACTAGACAATGTGCGCCCTTCAGTATCCAAACCACATGTTAAATAGAATTCCAATACCAATTTATATTTAGGCCAACCATGGAGGTATCACTTCCTAAATTTCTTTAGTTGAAGATTTCAGAAAAGGTAAGCATCAAGGAAAATTTCGAGCATGGAGCAAATGCTATTTCGCATCTTCACAAGCCTTGCATCTAAATAAATTGAATTCGGCACCACAAATGAGAAGAACCAAAGTATATACAAACAAAAGGTTCGGCAAAACGGAAAATTGAGTCCTCATAAAATGCAAGACTCTAACCTGATCAGCAATATCATATATGCAGATGTATTTGCTGCTTCCCCCAGCTAATATGTAACTCCCATCAACAGAATAACATAGAGTTGAGAAGCATTTTCCTGAGCTTGAGTTAGCTGCTGATGTACGATCAGTCATAAGACGCCCTCCAGCAATATCCCTACGTCCGTCAATAGTGTGCATTAACAAGCCATCAATCGGGTCCCAAAAAGAAATCTGACCATCTAATGTGCTGCAAGCTAATTGTTTTCCATCTGGACGGTAAACCACCGTAAGAACATCATGTGCATGAGAAAATGATTCAACAGCACCTTTTCCTTCAAATACATCCCATAACCGAACAGTCTTGTCCCATGACGAGGAAGCTAAGACAGCCTACTTGAGAAGAAACAACATGTGTCAATTTTCCAAGTGACAGCAAGTAAGAAAATAATTGCTACCAACAAGTCCTTAAAAAGCGGTAGGCATATTTGACACCAGTGGAACTAAACTACATATCCAAGACAAGATGAAAGAAGAATCAGACCAGACCCAAGATAttcaggcaaaaaaaaaaagagtttctaatccaaaaaatacaataaaacagagagagagaaagagcaaATAACAAAGACGAAGTAAACTCACATTTACAGGAGAGAACATCAAGCCATGAACAGGACCTTCATGACCACTAAGCACATCCAACAAGCGGCCTGTCTTCATTGACCAAACAAATATCTGTGGCACATCGCATTAAAGGATTGTCAGTGAACTGAAGAAGAAAGAATAGTGGTAAAATACTTCATTGAATGGAAAAATACCTCAAATGAATCTAATGTCCCAGCACAAATTACTTCACCACTTTGATCTGCTGCCAAGGAAACAAATTGACGAGAAGAAGGGGTCGTAAATGTCCTAAAATTCCGATAACGAAACAGATCCCAAGCACGAACAGTCCCATCCAGGGATGCACTTAAGAGACTGTGATTATTTGCCATAAAGTGCAGAGCAGTGACTGCATTAGTGTGCTCAGAGAATGTTACAAAGCAAAAACCTGATGAAACATTCCACACCTGCAACAAACAACCAGTAAATTGTAAACATCAACCATGCATAACATCAGGTAtccaaaatacaaaatttatgCGAAATAACGCGCAAAATATGCCAAATCATAGTTCTGGAAAGataataacaacaaaaaatgtTCATTATGAGCAATTGCACcagaaaggaaaaaccaaataATTCTCATAGTTCTGGATAGATAATAATACTAATTACTTAAGTGCTGCTAGCTAGTTTTGTAAATAAATGATAGACACTTGAACTGATTCTGACTTGTAACACAACTCAAATCCTCTATCATCACATATCAAGCCATCTATCAGTTATCAACAGACAAATGATTGAAGAAAAAACAACCATTCTGAGCTACTTAAATCACTTAAAGAATCTTGCAACCATTCTGGGTCTAAATAAGTCTCTTGTTGATTTCCTTTGCTTTTGGATAATTGATTTTAACTATTACTGATTTGAgctttgattttctcttcttattccttcttccccccccccccctttttccCCTATGCGTGGCCTGTATAATTCAAAATCTTACAGTCATTTGAAAATTAAGCAATTCAAGCACTATGCATAGCCTCTATCATTTCTTAACCGCAATAGCAAATACCAAAATTAGCCAAGCTACAACGTTTAAACAAAATAGCAAAGCATATCTTTTTCAGAGTATAGTTTTCACACACTCATTTACCTTCACTTTATTATCATCTGCTCCAGTAGCCAAGAGTTGTGAGTCTGGGGAATATGCAACACAATTCGCATCAAAATAATGCCCCTGCTGCTTCAGTATATAACTCTCGGACCGCCACTCCCACACAAGCAACTGCCCTAACTTTGCACAGCCAAAAGCCAACCAATTCCCCAGTCTATTAAACACAGCAGTCGTGATCTTTTCCCTTGATATTGACAACAAATGTATACACACAAAATCAGGCATCTGATACAATCCAAAAACTCCACTTGAGAACCCCACCACCACCATATCAAGGGCGCTGTGATAATCACAGGCAGTCAACTTTGCCGGAGCCTGCATAAACCCATCCTTCCTCAACAACTCCCATTTTCCCAGGTGCAAAAATCCCTCCCTTAAATTACCATCCAAATCATTGaaaatttttctcttcttcaaatTATCACCACCTCTATTCTCCAAATTTTCTTCTGCTTCCCTCTCCGGTGTCCCAGGGGAGAGAGGTTCGGAATTTTGCCCTCGAAGTTCATCAATTTTGTCACCATTTCCACTATAATCACTTAAACCCCAACTAAAAATATAACAATCACGAGTAATTGTATAAGCCTTATCAACTCTATTAGTTTTCTTATCAACGCCAAAAAAACAACCGATCACTGTATCTCTGTGACCCAGAAACAAATGCGGCTTACTTGAAACTCCCTTGACTTTGTTCACATTAAAGAGCCTCGCCGTCAAATCCTTTGACCCTACAAGTAGGTAATTTCCATCAGGACTCCATTCCAAAGCCGTCACCTTGTCTTCGCCATCCGCGAGCGTCCTCACTAACTCGAAAGCGAAAACTTCCTTCTTGAACCCCGGAGACCTCCAAATTTGTACCAATTTACCGGTAGCAACAGCAATATACGCGCCATCAGGGCTAAATTTCAGGGTAGCTACTGGAAACTTGAAGGTGATACGATGCAAAACGGCACGGCGAGGGACGTTAATGAATAGGCATCGGCGATTCTCGTCAACGGTGAGCAGGAAGGTCCCGTCCGGGGAGGCAGCTATGCGGGTGACATTCGAAGATGCCTGAACAGGAAGGGTGAGAGTATGGGACTTGAGGAGGTCGGTGACGCAGACACGGTTACCCACAGGTGAGATCAGCGTTGCATCCTGTGTGATGACGGCATTGCCGCCGCGGTATGACGCGCCTAGAAGGTTTTGAAACCGGTAGTTCATGGCCAGAAATTGATGGTATAGTGTTTGGTTGCAGAGAAAGCGAGGGATTATAgcttagaaagttagaattgcTTCGGAGCATGCGTTGTTCGTTAGGGTTTTGAGTTTTTGACTTCGAATGTCGAAGGTAGGGTTTTAGCCTTTCAGTTTTAGGGCTTGATTTGGACTTCATGGGGTTTTTCTATTAAGCCCAATAAAGTGGCCCATTTAAATAACTCATTGAGCCTGACCCACGACAAAGTGGAGCCCAAAACCAAAAATGAGCCCATTGAAATGACAACTTTTATTTGGACATGGATTAGCCCAATGGACCAAGCGTGTTATGTAAGCTTGACTACTCCCCGCCCATCTTcattgaagagagaaaaaaatccgACAAAGCATTCCCGCTCAGGGTCAGGGTTTCAAAACCTCTGCATAAACAACGTTGTTGCCCTGCCTTTCTTCCACCCCTTCGAGAAAAACCACAATACGTAGAATGCCGGATTTTATTAGGTTTATGAAATTCTCATTCCATGGACTCCCCTGAACGCGATCGCCAGCCGGTCGCGTCATCAGTGGAGGTAACCCTTCCCCGCTTTTCATTGCGGATATTGTTTTCTTGTGCAGTGTAATCAAtcaattccttttctttctttgcttctttttttattttttatttttccttttgctGGCATGATCATTCTTTGATATGAATGAGCTTAATCTAAATTCCATCTCAATTTGGGTTTATCATGTAATCGAGACAGATGATATTAGAGAGGCTCACTGTAGTAGGTGATCattctttttgagtttttttttggtatttgtaATACAGCTATTGAATTGAATTATTAGAAATATTATTCTGTTCCCCCAAATTTTTCTTGCACCATTTGAAGAACCTAAGCAATCCTCATTTTGGTCTCAATTATTATGTTGTTTGGATCGGTGTCACCGGATTTAAGGTGGAAATCAATATGAATAGTTCTTCCTGTGTTATTTATGACGATTCCTACAGTTTGATGATGATCACTGTATTTTTTATTGGTATAAGGTTGGTAATTTattgcttttgtttgtttggaagGATGGGAAAATGGAAGAAAGGATGGgtagaaaggaaggaaaagagagggAGATGGGAGGGAGTGTCCTTTTAACTCTCTTGTATTTGGTTCACATGCTTGTAAATTTTAACTTCAACACTTTGAAATCGATTGTTTGCAAATTATGGTCCTTTCAATCACTTATGAATAAATCTCTCAATCAAGTGTAAAAGTATCTGTGATACATCAATTCAAAATAGTATTTCAGAATGTACATATCTTTAATGTGTTTTTAGTGATGATTTTGACATCATCCGGCAGACATGGTGTTCAAATTTGCCATTTATTCATGAGATTTTTTACCTATGTGGATAATTTTAAGTATCTTCTGCGTTTGATTATTTACTTCTGCTTCTTTTATCCTTGTAGGATTCTCCTCTAACTTGTTACCTTAATACACTCTCTCCTCTAGAGCTAGTTAAGGCAATACCCTATTCACAAAGGTTTACCGACATTAATTTCTCAAGCCCACCACCTGTGTTCAAATCACCCCGTTTAGATCTTCAGCGTGAAACCAGTTTTCTGAAAAGGTCTGAAATTTATTTCTCTTCTGCATTTTTTGTAAGGGTATCATGCTAGTTGGTCATTATTCATTTCGAATTTAAATTACATGTCTGCTGCTTTCCATGACCCAATGTTTCACTCATCTTGCCAGAGAGAAGATTGAAGCAGGAGGTTCAGTTGTTTATGGAGAATCTGAAAGCCGACTGAAGCCAATCATAGTTCCGTGTTCTCAAAAGGAAGTTCAATCGTCAGGTTCAGATGTCAATGAACAAACTGAAAGCCAACTGAGTCCAATGCCGATTCCTTTCTCTCAATGGGAGGACCAATGGCACAGTTCTGCAGGATGTGTTGATGAATATCTGATTGATCCGGAGGAACTGGACGACTCTCTGAATTCTTTGCCAGCACAAGCAGCTAGAGATGGTCCACATTTGTCACAGAGTTGTTTTACAGGTACCCAAGAAATCATTCCGAAATTAGAAGATGCTAATCATGTGGTTGCTGAAGCTGGAATGCTAAAATTTTCATGGCAATATGAAAAGAAGTTTTCTTATAGTTTACTGAATGTGGCTGAGAGTGCAGTGGACACGATGAGCTTTGAAAGGGATGCTAATGGGTTTCTGGAGCTTAATTCCAGTAAATTTAATTGTCACATGAAGGCATCTAATTCTCTTAATCTTCAATCTAGAGTGCCTCAAGACAAACAATATATGGCTCAGGTGAACAACAGAATGTAGATAAGATTTCTACTTTTTAAGTGGAAGTGCTTATATGAGTGTTAACTGTTGatcattgatttaaaaaaatCCTTATATTGCAGGTTTCTCAGAATGTTATGTTGCAGACTTCTGATGGCCCACTTAATGAATGGGACAGAAACTATCCGCAATATCTTGAATCTTTTGATAGTGTCGAGGCATGTGAACATGGTGCAGAGAGGTCAAAAATATTAGGACCTGCAGAGGTACAACTTAAATACTCTCTTCTTCTGATGCTACTAATTGGATGATATTCCTGTCTTTTGATGGTTagatgttatacttctaagagttCTTTTCAAAGTTATGCCCTATTTTATAACCTAGGAGGTTCTGTTTCCATTTGGTCTTCCTTTGTATTGACTTGTAGTCAAAGTCTTTGTACAATGCTGACTTGACTTGTCGGTTGAATTCcttttttgtatatataagaACCAGATGTTTGTATATTTCCATTTGAAGATTCATTCATTAATTTCTGACTCTCTTTGCTCAATCTTATATCATGCAAACAAGTATATAAAATCGTCTAATGCTATGCGTTAGACTAATATCATCTTGCATGGTGATATATGATTATTATTAATCTTGGTTTTCAAACTGTAATATATTACTATTTTTATGATTGCAAAGTGTCGGATATCTTCAACCATAAATGGCCTTATGTACTGTTTTCAGGTTCAGTTTAGTTTTTGGTGTTCCTCAAATTTGCATGCTATTTTGTTTCGAGGATTATTTCATAAACCCCAATGAAAATTTATTGCCTACGAAATCTAGTTATATGAAATAGAATTATGGGATGCCAGGTACTTCATATGATATTTCTGTAGTAACATACTTTACACCATAGAGTTCCTTCTACATCATCATTGATGACCGAACTGGAAGAGTTTTACAATTCTTCCAGTAGATATTTCACTTTTAGTAACTGGCAAATACTATGGTGCTGCCAAATAAATTGCTTTTGTATGTGAGTGTAGGACGTTGATCGGGACCAACGGGCTATACGCAGGCATCTTCAATTTGGGGCTACCATGGTCTGGAATGGTGGTGCTACTACAAGCAGCATCGATAATCAAAGTAACCCAACGAAAGTAGTTGTGAATTCAATGCTTCCAGCAAGGTTTAGAAACTTAAAGGATTTGGTTCCATCATCACAGAATGAATCCATTGGAATCTCCAGTAGAGGGAAACCAGTCAGCTATCACAATACTGTAACTCCCACTTCCTCCTGCCCATCTGAGTTTGTTGGATCAACTCGAAATGTTGGAGACCTTCCTGTCCCAGATTTCACTCCCTCTAGTTTAAGTAGTATGGCAAGATCCGTATCTATGCATTCAAATATGTTTGCAAGCAAGAACTTGGCTGGTTATATGAGTTCTCAGGAGAAGCATCTAGCGACCAATGAGGGCCAGAATTTAGCAAATTACTCAAACATCAACTCAGTTACTACCATTGCAGCGAAAACTAATGTTCATACTCATATGGATGACGATGAGGAAGAAACACATGCTGTTGAGGCAGCCACTTCTGCCAGTTTGCCAGTAGCTGACAGGTTTGAAGAGTTAAACAAAGAAAGTtcacaaagaaagagagaaaagtaCACATTTAGAATCCTTAGTGGAACAATTTTGATTATCAATACTCCTTTCACATTGCTTACTCATCTCGTTTATTGCTGTTTTATTCAGAAAAAGGGTAACAGGCACAAGTGAGAGTGAAGGCTGCAAACGTTGCAATTGTAAAAGGTCCAAATGCTTGAAACTGTAAGTATATACAGGAAGCATGCATGAAACCCAAAAATTCTACACTTTTCAGCAGTATTTTTGGAAATGCATTGAATTGCTTATAAGGACTATCTATGGCTGTTAAAAGTTTTTCCTGCTCTAGGTGCACTGCAGGATGAAGCTCATTATGTATTGGAGTTCTTGACTTTAATGTTCCATTTGAAACAAAGTATTATGTCCTGTACTGCATACCATTTTGGATAAGGTTTTGATGAGATGAGGATGATAATTATATTCTGCGCTCCTTTGCTGTCGAAATCTTTTTTGTCATTGTGCTTGGTGGGTTGAAATACAGAAAATGTTGGTTTCATgacttttctctttctttatgGAGCTTTTGTTAGTGGAGGAAGAAAAACACAACTTGTTCAAAACATTGCACTGAGTCCTGTTATATTTAGCATTTGTCAGTTgtgttttatgtttcttttgtcATTGGCAGGTACTGCGAGTGTTTTGCCGCAGGAGTTTACTGTGTGGACTGTTGCGCATGCACAGAATGCTTTAACAAGCCCGAATATGAGGAAACTGTGCTTGATGCACGACACCAAATTCAATCCCGTAATCCCCTTGCATTTGCTCCAAAGATCGTCAAGTCTGTTACTGACTCTCCAGCAAATTTAGTGGTTGTCCCTCCTTACTCCTTAAAGGTTTTGCCTTGTTACTTTGTCTTGtggaaaatttattttgagCACATTAAAATCTGCAGGAAGAAGGGAACCAGACGACACCATCCTCAGCCAGGCACAAAAGGGGCTGCAATTGCAAGAAGTCAAAGTGCCTTAAAAAATATTGTGAATGCTTCCAGGTACATGTGGATGCTTGTTCCTAGCTCTATGCTATC
It encodes:
- the LOC120010753 gene encoding CRC domain-containing protein TSO1-like isoform X2, whose product is MDSPERDRQPVASSVEDSPLTCYLNTLSPLELVKAIPYSQRFTDINFSSPPPVFKSPRLDLQRETSFLKREKIEAGGSVVYGESESRLKPIIVPCSQKEVQSSGSDVNEQTESQLSPMPIPFSQWEDQWHSSAGCVDEYLIDPEELDDSLNSLPAQAARDGPHLSQSCFTGTQEIIPKLEDANHVVAEAGMLKFSWQYEKKFSYSLLNVAESAVDTMSFERDANGFLELNSSKFNCHMKASNSLNLQSRVPQDKQYMAQVSQNVMLQTSDGPLNEWDRNYPQYLESFDSVEACEHGAERSKILGPAEDVDRDQRAIRRHLQFGATMVWNGGATTSSIDNQSNPTKVVVNSMLPARFRNLKDLVPSSQNESIGISSRGKPVSYHNTVTPTSSCPSEFVGSTRNVGDLPVPDFTPSSLSSMARSVSMHSNMFASKNLAGYMSSQEKHLATNEGQNLANYSNINSVTTIAAKTNVHTHMDDDEEETHAVEAATSASLPVADRFEELNKESSQRKREKKRVTGTSESEGCKRCNCKRSKCLKLYCECFAAGVYCVDCCACTECFNKPEYEETVLDARHQIQSRNPLAFAPKIVKSVTDSPANLVEEGNQTTPSSARHKRGCNCKKSKCLKKYCECFQARVGCSDGCRCEGCNNPFGQKTGAERWENPCHQKLDTKETVTADSIKAGRMQCSPNWKELANIIHGTPPVSHQHLGSVTSSSNPDAGNSSNVSPIDLHCRRSYQPSVGYPPWSCSPLSLATELSEGMPPQELGCHIPPYGILKDGDTPEILRVTSTPPKAVKAYSPNKKRISPPQHQPQGSRSSYLPSLRSGRKFKILQSMPSFPPLTPCSKSKDCSDVTGKDHRGGSTSSQ
- the LOC120010753 gene encoding CRC domain-containing protein TSO1-like isoform X1, with amino-acid sequence MDSPERDRQPVASSVEDSPLTCYLNTLSPLELVKAIPYSQRFTDINFSSPPPVFKSPRLDLQRETSFLKREKIEAGGSVVYGESESRLKPIIVPCSQKEVQSSGSDVNEQTESQLSPMPIPFSQWEDQWHSSAGCVDEYLIDPEELDDSLNSLPAQAARDGPHLSQSCFTGTQEIIPKLEDANHVVAEAGMLKFSWQYEKKFSYSLLNVAESAVDTMSFERDANGFLELNSSKFNCHMKASNSLNLQSRVPQDKQYMAQVSQNVMLQTSDGPLNEWDRNYPQYLESFDSVEACEHGAERSKILGPAEDVDRDQRAIRRHLQFGATMVWNGGATTSSIDNQSNPTKVVVNSMLPARFRNLKDLVPSSQNESIGISSRGKPVSYHNTVTPTSSCPSEFVGSTRNVGDLPVPDFTPSSLSSMARSVSMHSNMFASKNLAGYMSSQEKHLATNEGQNLANYSNINSVTTIAAKTNVHTHMDDDEEETHAVEAATSASLPVADRFEELNKESSQRKREKKRVTGTSESEGCKRCNCKRSKCLKLYCECFAAGVYCVDCCACTECFNKPEYEETVLDARHQIQSRNPLAFAPKIVKSVTDSPANLVEEGNQTTPSSARHKRGCNCKKSKCLKKYCECFQARVGCSDGCRCEGCNNPFGQKTAILLHNAGFTGAERWENPCHQKLDTKETVTADSIKAGRMQCSPNWKELANIIHGTPPVSHQHLGSVTSSSNPDAGNSSNVSPIDLHCRRSYQPSVGYPPWSCSPLSLATELSEGMPPQELGCHIPPYGILKDGDTPEILRVTSTPPKAVKAYSPNKKRISPPQHQPQGSRSSYLPSLRSGRKFKILQSMPSFPPLTPCSKSKDCSDVTGKDHRGGSTSSQ
- the LOC120010753 gene encoding CRC domain-containing protein TSO1-like isoform X4 codes for the protein MDSPERDRQPVASSVEDSPLTCYLNTLSPLELVKAIPYSQRFTDINFSSPPPVFKSPRLDLQRETSFLKREKIEAGGSVVYGESESRLKPIIVPCSQKEVQSSGSDVNEQTESQLSPMPIPFSQWEDQWHSSAGCVDEYLIDPEELDDSLNSLPAQAARDGPHLSQSCFTVDTMSFERDANGFLELNSSKFNCHMKASNSLNLQSRVPQDKQYMAQVSQNVMLQTSDGPLNEWDRNYPQYLESFDSVEACEHGAERSKILGPAEDVDRDQRAIRRHLQFGATMVWNGGATTSSIDNQSNPTKVVVNSMLPARFRNLKDLVPSSQNESIGISSRGKPVSYHNTVTPTSSCPSEFVGSTRNVGDLPVPDFTPSSLSSMARSVSMHSNMFASKNLAGYMSSQEKHLATNEGQNLANYSNINSVTTIAAKTNVHTHMDDDEEETHAVEAATSASLPVADRFEELNKESSQRKREKKRVTGTSESEGCKRCNCKRSKCLKLYCECFAAGVYCVDCCACTECFNKPEYEETVLDARHQIQSRNPLAFAPKIVKSVTDSPANLVEEGNQTTPSSARHKRGCNCKKSKCLKKYCECFQARVGCSDGCRCEGCNNPFGQKTAILLHNAGFTGAERWENPCHQKLDTKETVTADSIKAGRMQCSPNWKELANIIHGTPPVSHQHLGSVTSSSNPDAGNSSNVSPIDLHCRRSYQPSVGYPPWSCSPLSLATELSEGMPPQELGCHIPPYGILKDGDTPEILRVTSTPPKAVKAYSPNKKRISPPQHQPQGSRSSYLPSLRSGRKFKILQSMPSFPPLTPCSKSKDCSDVTGKDHRGGSTSSQ